The DNA sequence AGTAGTTAATAACAGTAATAACCAATATACGATTTCCGATCAAAAATAACAGTATCAGCGTAATAAATCATCAATGTGATCATTGATGACAATCAAACGATTTTTCAGTAGTTGACCTTTTTTTCAGCGCTAAATTCCCGCCCTGATTTTGGAATAATTTAACTTCAAGATCAGTTTCGAGATATTGGATATGTTGCGTGATGGCTG is a window from the Trichococcus shcherbakoviae genome containing:
- a CDS encoding LysR family transcriptional regulator → MIDYHYQTFLVLADCLDYANTAQELCLSKPAITQHIQYLETDLEVKLFQNQGGNLALKKRSTTEKSFDCHQ